From Curtobacterium sp. SGAir0471, the proteins below share one genomic window:
- a CDS encoding HIT family protein — MESCTFCSIIADRRPATWVEREEHAVAFAPLPGSALAPGHTLVVPVAHTADLLSADPTSLAACTALARRVGLAMRGALGATGTVLLQASGADAGQSVPHLHFHVVPCWPDDGTTHWPEPPSAHVHEGDPHADLRAMFE, encoded by the coding sequence ATGGAGTCGTGCACGTTCTGCAGCATCATCGCCGACCGGAGACCGGCCACCTGGGTGGAGCGCGAGGAGCACGCCGTCGCCTTCGCCCCGCTCCCGGGGTCGGCCCTCGCTCCCGGGCACACGCTGGTCGTCCCGGTCGCGCACACCGCGGACCTGCTCAGCGCCGACCCCACCTCGCTCGCGGCCTGCACGGCACTGGCGCGGCGGGTCGGCCTCGCCATGCGCGGGGCCCTCGGCGCGACCGGGACCGTCCTGCTGCAGGCCTCCGGAGCCGACGCCGGGCAGAGCGTGCCGCACCTGCACTTCCACGTCGTGCCCTGCTGGCCGGACGACGGCACGACGCACTGGCCGGAACCGCCGTCGGCGCACGTTCACGAGGGCGACCCGCACGCCGACCTCCGGGCGATGTTCGAGTAG
- a CDS encoding SMP-30/gluconolactonase/LRE family protein has protein sequence MHTTIDSATEVVSGIRFPEGNRWHDGRLWYSDMHTGEVFSVDPGAPDAEPHLETTIDGQSSGLGWLADGRLIVSAMNARTIQVVRPDGSNEPFADLSSIEPSLLNDLVVDAATGRTYVGAFGYDLYGGEELGPGPLYVVEQDGTARLAADGLVFPNSANVLPGTRTLVVSETWGGRLTAFDIEPDGSLTRRREWAALPDGVTPDGSTVDAEGAIWVCSVDTGEFLRIVEGGAVTDRVDAPGLCAIDCALGGEDGRTLYLATADSYDPATTARTRAGRISAVRVTVPGP, from the coding sequence GTGCACACCACCATCGACTCCGCGACCGAGGTCGTCTCCGGCATCCGCTTCCCCGAGGGCAACCGCTGGCACGACGGCCGGCTCTGGTACTCCGACATGCACACGGGCGAGGTGTTCTCGGTCGACCCCGGTGCTCCGGACGCGGAGCCGCACCTCGAGACGACCATCGACGGGCAGTCGTCGGGCCTCGGGTGGCTCGCCGACGGCCGGCTGATCGTCAGTGCCATGAACGCGCGGACGATCCAGGTCGTCCGTCCCGACGGGTCGAACGAGCCCTTCGCCGACCTGTCGTCGATCGAGCCCTCGCTCCTCAACGACCTGGTCGTCGACGCGGCGACCGGTCGGACGTACGTCGGCGCGTTCGGCTACGACCTGTACGGCGGCGAGGAACTCGGCCCCGGCCCGCTCTACGTCGTCGAGCAGGACGGAACGGCCCGGCTCGCCGCCGACGGCCTGGTGTTCCCGAACAGCGCGAACGTGCTCCCCGGCACCCGGACCCTGGTGGTCAGCGAGACGTGGGGCGGCCGCCTGACGGCGTTCGACATCGAACCGGACGGCTCGCTCACGCGCCGCCGCGAGTGGGCAGCGCTGCCCGACGGTGTCACGCCGGACGGCAGCACGGTCGACGCCGAGGGCGCGATCTGGGTCTGCTCGGTGGACACGGGGGAGTTCCTCCGGATCGTCGAGGGCGGCGCGGTCACGGACCGCGTCGACGCCCCCGGCCTGTGCGCGATCGACTGCGCGCTCGGCGGCGAGGACGGCCGCACCCTCTACCTGGCCACCGCCGACAGCTACGACCCGGCCACCACGGCGCGCACGCGCGCCGGCCGGATCAGCGCGGTCCGCGTCACCGTCCCCGGGCCGTGA
- a CDS encoding tyrosine-protein phosphatase, whose amino-acid sequence MRELDWDGYRNVRDLGGLPTPLSPTGATQFGRVARGPRREMLTDRGWQDACAWGLRSVVDLRCADEVGRRDGDPLVAPDALAGITVVSAPTEDQDDPDFREVCFPILDSPEYWRHNWRILPDLVLGALRAIADAPAGVLVHCSAGRDRTGMVSTLLLADAGVSPTVVAEDYAVSVRAMAGTGTHAPGDRQASWDAERVTDWLATVVKIVEDVAADVDAAFTAVGADDDLRARLRARLTTP is encoded by the coding sequence GTGCGCGAACTCGACTGGGACGGCTACCGGAACGTGCGCGACCTCGGTGGGCTCCCGACGCCGCTGTCGCCGACGGGCGCGACGCAGTTCGGCCGGGTGGCCCGCGGTCCGCGCCGCGAAATGCTGACCGATCGCGGATGGCAGGATGCCTGCGCCTGGGGTCTCCGCTCCGTCGTCGACCTGCGGTGCGCCGACGAGGTGGGCCGGCGCGACGGCGATCCGCTCGTCGCTCCGGACGCCCTGGCCGGGATCACCGTCGTCTCGGCCCCGACCGAGGACCAGGACGACCCGGACTTCCGCGAGGTCTGCTTCCCGATCCTCGACTCCCCCGAGTACTGGCGGCACAACTGGCGGATCCTGCCCGACCTCGTGCTCGGCGCCCTGCGTGCGATCGCGGACGCGCCGGCCGGCGTGCTCGTGCACTGCAGCGCGGGACGCGACCGCACGGGCATGGTCAGCACGCTGCTGCTCGCGGACGCCGGGGTGTCACCGACGGTGGTCGCTGAGGACTACGCGGTCTCCGTCCGGGCGATGGCGGGCACCGGGACACACGCGCCGGGCGACCGGCAGGCGTCGTGGGACGCCGAGCGGGTGACCGACTGGCTCGCCACGGTGGTGAAGATCGTCGAGGACGTCGCCGCCGACGTGGACGCGGCGTTCACCGCGGTCGGTGCGGACGACGACCTGCGCGCGCGGTTGCGCGCACGACTCACCACGCCCTGA
- a CDS encoding TIM-barrel domain-containing protein, translating to MRPLSLRPRGRRRALSSAVVAATALGMLGIATLPATADPAAARTVVSGQARFEVLSPTLIRTEYAGDSRFTDGSTFNVVGRDDFAPTRFTKTEQDGWLTIDTGSMVVRYREGSGPFTQDTLQTSLTLPTGQHVTGTPWVTTPSPSCAVGALCEAESLGLSGLSLATDHGDYTGAGFAAGFESVGNALTFRTTTATAGPVDLLLRYANNQGGDGRVTTRTLTVTVDGRAAQTISLAPGANWDDWRTTTATSLDLGAGEHTVRIERTADDSGQVNVDSLALVPTGAAYPAPTATAVGEDCAFGVVCQAEDAALDAPATVATDHNGFAGTGFVAGFERADARATAHVTGVPAAGDYALQVRYANGSRKIPTLTVAPTGRTATTADLPTTSSWDSWTTVSIPVHLAAGTNDVVLGCPTTAGNCNVNLDTVAVVAADAPLLAAHAPLGGYRRDLDTANGLVKTNPGLLYQDGWSLLDDSASAGYDQAAGDVAPASDHGGEPYQDGYVFGYGTDFRHALRELAVLTGPTKLLPRWAYGVWYSEYYDRSQADYEAIAKRFADERVPVDVMAIDTDYKTGSTTNQDDSKWDGWSVDPARIPDMTQLLSDWHAEGIHNTLNIHPTISSQDPEFARAQATAKGKLTKGDGDRYLFDWSDPDQLRAYFELHESLQPEGVDTWWLDWCCSERSRYSANGVTPDAFINEQYARHVDEALDGRGFAFSRAYGSLTAGGYGNPQAVPTGPWADKRTTVHFTGDTTSSWDMLLAEVGYTPGESAATGLAAISHDIGGHNGAQYGIAGAEPGTTQLPEDLYARWVQLGTFQPIDRLHSNHSDRLPWQYPAAANASAKQFLDLREDLLPLTYTLAARATATGEPIVQPLYLQYPEAQESYAEAGSEYLYGPDVLVAPVTTANDASGTATRSVWFPAGSSWTDWFTGRTYAGGTSADVTTGLDAMPVFVRSGGIVPTRSHYVRNDAAPLDAVTLTVASGADGSFDLYEDTGADAAPTVRASAAAAADSASTAVRYTQQSTGGTLDIAPADGSFTGQVRDRSWTATFTDTDLPRSVTVDERAVPASGWSYDADTRTLSVPVDERPVTQRTVVRFSSVAVTVPPTTGPTPGDGTPGGAGPVADPGAGTPSTVPGAGGTVADGAGGAPTTGATSDRRGGPLAWTGADVVPLGLLAAALLTTGVLLTLRHRRRRSLD from the coding sequence TTGCGACCACTCTCCCTGCGACCCCGAGGGCGGCGGCGTGCGCTGTCCTCGGCCGTCGTCGCCGCGACCGCACTGGGCATGCTCGGCATCGCGACCCTGCCCGCCACCGCGGACCCCGCAGCCGCACGCACCGTCGTCTCCGGGCAGGCCCGGTTCGAAGTGCTCTCCCCCACCCTGATCCGCACCGAGTACGCCGGGGACTCCCGCTTCACCGACGGCAGCACCTTCAACGTCGTCGGTCGCGACGACTTCGCGCCCACGCGGTTCACGAAGACCGAGCAGGACGGGTGGCTGACCATCGACACCGGATCGATGGTGGTCCGCTACCGGGAGGGCTCCGGGCCCTTCACGCAGGACACTCTGCAGACGAGCCTCACCCTGCCCACCGGCCAGCACGTCACCGGCACACCCTGGGTGACCACCCCGAGTCCGTCGTGCGCGGTCGGCGCGCTCTGCGAGGCCGAGTCGCTCGGGCTCAGCGGCCTGTCGCTGGCCACGGACCACGGCGACTACACCGGCGCCGGCTTCGCAGCGGGCTTCGAGTCCGTCGGCAACGCGCTGACCTTCCGCACCACCACGGCGACGGCGGGGCCGGTCGACCTGCTGCTCCGCTACGCGAACAACCAGGGCGGCGATGGCAGGGTCACGACCCGGACGCTCACCGTCACGGTCGACGGCCGAGCGGCGCAGACGATCAGCCTCGCCCCGGGTGCGAACTGGGACGACTGGCGCACGACGACCGCGACATCGCTCGACCTCGGTGCCGGCGAGCACACCGTGCGCATCGAGCGGACCGCGGACGACTCCGGTCAGGTGAACGTCGACAGCCTCGCCCTGGTGCCGACCGGTGCTGCCTACCCCGCTCCCACGGCCACGGCCGTCGGCGAGGACTGCGCCTTCGGCGTGGTGTGCCAGGCGGAGGACGCGGCCCTCGACGCTCCCGCCACCGTGGCCACGGACCACAACGGCTTCGCCGGAACCGGGTTCGTCGCCGGGTTCGAACGCGCCGACGCCCGCGCCACCGCGCACGTCACGGGTGTCCCGGCCGCCGGCGACTACGCCCTGCAGGTGCGCTACGCCAACGGTTCACGGAAGATCCCGACGCTGACGGTCGCGCCGACCGGACGCACGGCCACGACAGCCGACCTCCCGACCACGAGCAGCTGGGACTCCTGGACCACCGTCAGCATCCCGGTGCACCTCGCCGCGGGGACGAACGACGTCGTGCTCGGCTGCCCGACGACGGCGGGCAACTGCAACGTGAACCTGGACACGGTCGCGGTGGTCGCCGCCGACGCGCCCCTGCTCGCCGCGCACGCTCCACTCGGCGGCTACCGGCGTGACCTCGACACCGCGAATGGCCTGGTGAAGACGAACCCCGGGCTGCTCTACCAGGACGGCTGGTCGCTGCTCGACGACAGCGCCTCGGCCGGGTACGACCAGGCGGCCGGCGACGTCGCCCCCGCGAGCGACCACGGCGGCGAGCCGTACCAGGACGGCTACGTCTTCGGCTACGGCACCGACTTCCGGCACGCACTCCGGGAGCTCGCGGTCCTGACCGGCCCGACGAAGCTGCTCCCCCGGTGGGCGTACGGCGTCTGGTACTCGGAGTACTACGACCGCTCGCAGGCCGACTACGAGGCGATCGCGAAGCGGTTCGCGGACGAGCGGGTGCCCGTCGACGTCATGGCGATCGACACCGACTACAAGACCGGCAGCACCACGAACCAGGACGACAGCAAGTGGGACGGCTGGTCGGTCGACCCGGCCAGAATCCCCGACATGACGCAGTTGCTCAGCGACTGGCACGCCGAGGGCATCCACAACACCCTCAACATCCACCCGACGATCTCGAGCCAGGACCCGGAGTTCGCCCGGGCCCAGGCCACCGCGAAGGGGAAGCTCACCAAGGGCGACGGGGACCGGTACCTGTTCGACTGGTCCGATCCCGACCAGTTGCGCGCGTACTTCGAGCTGCACGAGTCGCTGCAGCCCGAGGGCGTCGACACGTGGTGGCTCGACTGGTGCTGCAGCGAACGCTCGCGGTACTCGGCGAACGGCGTCACCCCGGACGCGTTCATCAACGAGCAGTACGCCCGGCACGTGGACGAGGCCCTGGACGGGCGCGGCTTCGCGTTCTCGCGGGCGTACGGCTCGCTGACCGCGGGCGGCTACGGCAACCCGCAGGCGGTCCCGACCGGTCCGTGGGCGGACAAGCGCACGACGGTGCACTTCACCGGGGACACGACCTCGTCGTGGGACATGCTGCTGGCCGAGGTCGGGTACACGCCCGGTGAGTCCGCGGCGACAGGGCTGGCCGCGATCAGCCACGACATCGGCGGCCACAACGGCGCGCAGTACGGCATCGCGGGAGCGGAGCCGGGCACGACCCAGCTGCCCGAGGACCTCTACGCTCGATGGGTGCAGCTCGGGACGTTCCAGCCGATCGACCGCCTGCACAGCAACCACAGCGACCGGCTGCCCTGGCAGTACCCGGCGGCGGCGAACGCGTCGGCGAAGCAGTTCCTGGACCTCCGCGAGGACCTGCTCCCGCTGACGTACACGCTCGCCGCCCGGGCCACCGCGACGGGCGAGCCGATCGTGCAGCCCCTGTACCTGCAGTACCCGGAGGCGCAGGAGTCCTACGCCGAGGCCGGGTCGGAGTACCTGTACGGGCCGGACGTGCTCGTCGCCCCGGTAACGACCGCGAACGACGCCTCCGGGACCGCCACCCGCTCCGTGTGGTTCCCCGCCGGCAGCTCCTGGACCGACTGGTTCACCGGGCGGACGTACGCCGGCGGCACCTCCGCCGACGTGACGACGGGTCTCGACGCCATGCCGGTGTTCGTCCGGAGCGGCGGCATCGTGCCGACGCGATCCCACTACGTGCGGAACGACGCGGCGCCGCTCGACGCGGTCACGCTGACCGTGGCGTCGGGTGCGGACGGGTCCTTCGACCTGTACGAGGACACCGGGGCCGACGCAGCCCCCACCGTCCGGGCGTCCGCAGCTGCGGCGGCGGACAGCGCTTCGACCGCCGTCCGGTACACGCAGCAGTCGACCGGCGGGACGCTCGACATCGCCCCGGCAGACGGGTCCTTCACGGGACAGGTCCGGGACCGGTCGTGGACGGCGACGTTCACGGACACCGACCTGCCGCGCTCGGTCACCGTCGACGAACGGGCCGTCCCGGCCTCGGGCTGGTCGTACGACGCTGACACGCGGACGCTCTCCGTGCCCGTCGACGAGCGCCCCGTCACCCAGCGCACGGTCGTGCGCTTCAGCAGCGTGGCCGTGACGGTCCCGCCGACGACGGGACCGACGCCCGGCGACGGCACCCCCGGTGGTGCCGGCCCCGTCGCCGATCCGGGCGCGGGCACCCCGAGCACCGTGCCCGGTGCCGGCGGGACCGTCGCCGACGGAGCCGGCGGCGCTCCGACCACCGGTGCGACGTCGGACCGCCGCGGCGGACCGCTCGCCTGGACCGGTGCGGACGTCGTGCCGCTCGGCCTGCTGGCGGCGGCACTGCTCACGACCGGTGTCCTGCTGACGCTGCGGCACCGCCGGCGCCGGTCGCTGGACTGA
- a CDS encoding DUF4383 domain-containing protein codes for MSSAASPRTGFASTLVQKGALLFGIVFLIVGIAGFIPGLTMDMGTLSFAGNSSMAMLLGLFQVSVLHNIVHLLFGIVGLLAARSAAGSRSYLLVGGIIYAVLFVFGLFVANMAGAANFVPLNSADNVLHALLAVAMILLGVLLPRAGRTAR; via the coding sequence ATGTCCAGCGCAGCATCACCCCGTACCGGTTTCGCTTCGACCCTCGTCCAGAAGGGCGCACTGCTCTTCGGGATCGTCTTCCTCATCGTCGGCATCGCCGGCTTCATCCCCGGCCTGACCATGGACATGGGCACGCTGTCCTTCGCGGGCAACAGCTCGATGGCCATGCTCCTCGGCCTGTTCCAGGTGTCGGTGCTCCACAACATCGTGCACCTGCTGTTCGGCATCGTCGGCCTGCTCGCCGCCCGTTCGGCCGCGGGTTCGCGCTCGTACCTGCTCGTCGGCGGCATCATCTACGCCGTGCTGTTCGTGTTCGGCCTCTTCGTCGCGAACATGGCGGGCGCGGCGAACTTCGTCCCGCTGAACAGCGCCGACAACGTGCTGCACGCGCTGCTCGCCGTCGCGATGATCCTGCTCGGTGTGCTCCTGCCCCGCGCCGGTCGCACCGCGCGCTGA
- a CDS encoding MFS transporter — protein MAAEHRKPVEPDAAPTVAHHTAHHAATAEHPSAPQDSRQQQDPEQQDQGRQGDAPDPNRWKALVICLLGGGIVLLDVSIVNVALQSISSGLSGATPEAVQWILSGYALAFGLLLVPGGRLGDAVGRRRMFVAGVALFTLASALCGFAPNGLVLVIARLVQGLAGGLLTPQVTALIQQLFRGKERGTAFGLFGATVGIATAIGPLVGGLLITAFGTENGWRFVFFVNLPVGLVTILLAFRYLPTTPKAERGRKHDFDPVGILLLGAAVVALLLPFVQSEQWKSNAKWWLVVAAVVFAVLFVLWERRYGREHEPVIDLGLFRRRSFSLGVGLATVYFAGFTPLFFVLTLALQSGLQYSALLAGVASVPFAIGSGIASTIGGRIVHRFGRQLIVVGTVLVLIGLGAVIWVVADHYGPDLGWWLVLPLLVAGIGSGLTISPNQTLTLSEVPVQQGGSAGGLIQVGARVGSAIGIAAVGSVFYSSLASTKGDYSQGLPLGLGVSLVFVAAALVAGIVDVVVGRVRGTEASV, from the coding sequence ATGGCAGCCGAACACCGCAAACCCGTCGAGCCCGATGCGGCTCCCACCGTCGCGCACCACACCGCGCACCACGCCGCGACAGCCGAGCACCCGTCGGCGCCGCAGGACTCCCGCCAGCAGCAGGACCCCGAGCAGCAGGACCAGGGTCGACAGGGCGACGCCCCGGACCCGAACCGCTGGAAGGCGCTCGTCATCTGCCTGCTCGGCGGTGGCATCGTCCTGCTCGACGTGTCGATCGTCAACGTCGCGCTGCAGTCCATCTCGAGCGGCCTGAGCGGCGCGACCCCCGAGGCCGTCCAGTGGATCCTGTCCGGCTACGCCCTGGCCTTCGGACTGCTGCTCGTCCCCGGTGGTCGTCTGGGTGACGCGGTCGGCCGCCGACGCATGTTCGTCGCCGGTGTCGCGCTGTTCACCCTCGCGAGCGCGCTCTGCGGCTTCGCCCCGAACGGGCTCGTGCTCGTCATCGCACGACTCGTGCAGGGTCTGGCCGGCGGTCTGCTCACCCCGCAGGTCACCGCGCTCATCCAGCAGCTGTTCCGCGGCAAGGAACGCGGCACGGCCTTCGGTCTGTTCGGTGCGACCGTCGGCATCGCCACCGCGATCGGCCCGCTCGTGGGCGGCCTGCTCATCACGGCGTTCGGTACCGAGAACGGGTGGCGCTTCGTCTTCTTCGTGAACCTGCCCGTCGGGCTCGTCACGATCCTGCTCGCCTTCCGGTACCTGCCCACCACCCCGAAGGCCGAACGAGGGCGGAAGCACGACTTCGACCCGGTCGGCATCCTGCTGCTCGGTGCCGCGGTCGTCGCGCTGCTGCTGCCGTTCGTGCAGTCCGAGCAGTGGAAGAGCAACGCCAAGTGGTGGCTCGTCGTCGCCGCGGTGGTGTTCGCGGTCCTGTTCGTGCTCTGGGAGCGCCGCTACGGCCGGGAGCACGAGCCCGTCATCGACCTCGGCCTGTTCCGTCGCCGGTCGTTCTCGCTCGGCGTCGGCCTGGCCACGGTCTACTTCGCCGGCTTCACCCCGCTCTTCTTCGTCCTGACCCTCGCGCTGCAGTCGGGCCTGCAGTACTCCGCGCTGCTCGCCGGTGTCGCGTCGGTGCCGTTCGCGATCGGCTCCGGCATCGCGTCGACGATCGGCGGTCGGATCGTGCACCGCTTCGGGCGGCAGCTCATCGTGGTCGGCACGGTGCTCGTCCTCATCGGGCTCGGCGCGGTCATCTGGGTCGTCGCGGACCACTACGGGCCGGACCTCGGCTGGTGGCTCGTGCTGCCGCTCCTGGTCGCCGGCATCGGGTCCGGCCTGACCATCTCGCCGAACCAGACCCTCACGCTCTCCGAGGTCCCCGTCCAGCAGGGCGGTTCCGCGGGCGGCCTCATCCAGGTCGGCGCGCGGGTCGGCTCAGCGATCGGCATCGCCGCCGTGGGCAGCGTGTTCTACTCGTCGCTCGCGAGCACGAAGGGCGACTACTCGCAGGGGCTCCCGCTCGGGCTCGGGGTCTCACTGGTGTTCGTGGCAGCGGCGCTCGTCGCCGGGATCGTCGATGTCGTGGTGGGGAGGGTCCGCGGGACGGAGGCGTCCGTCTGA
- a CDS encoding LLM class flavin-dependent oxidoreductase: MPSDDRPLARLGFLTIGSFDPARPAVGHEETLRVIERAETLGFDSAWLRHRHLQHGISSPVAILAAASQRTSRIALGTAVTPIGAENPFRLAEDLGTVDVLLGGRLQPGFSVGTPMHYDLYRDAIHPDTAEHEDLGNDRLLRFRDLVRGDAVTAVAEHRGIEEFATTVQPQSPGLADRLWYGTGSTRSAVWAAENGFHLLTSSVTRSEVGADFATNQRAQVEAYLDAHPDPAAARVSQGLVVIPTDSATSEQVARYRAYAEARAGRVGVPQGPGKLLFAADLVGSSAEIADRLRADAGYQVATEVAFALPFSFAPDDYAQIIEDMAARLGPELGWTPAAGDR; the protein is encoded by the coding sequence ATGCCCTCCGACGACCGTCCCCTCGCGCGCCTCGGCTTCCTGACCATCGGCTCGTTCGACCCCGCGCGTCCCGCCGTCGGCCACGAGGAGACGCTCCGCGTGATCGAGCGCGCCGAGACCCTCGGCTTCGACAGCGCCTGGCTCCGGCACCGCCACCTGCAGCACGGCATCTCGTCACCCGTGGCGATCCTGGCCGCCGCCTCGCAGCGCACGTCGCGGATCGCCCTCGGCACCGCGGTCACCCCGATCGGTGCCGAGAACCCGTTCCGCCTCGCCGAGGACCTCGGCACCGTCGACGTGCTGCTCGGCGGCCGGCTGCAGCCCGGGTTCTCGGTCGGGACGCCCATGCACTACGACCTGTACCGCGACGCGATCCACCCGGACACCGCCGAGCACGAGGACCTCGGCAACGACCGGCTGCTGCGCTTCCGCGACCTCGTGCGCGGCGACGCCGTGACCGCGGTCGCCGAACACCGGGGGATCGAGGAGTTCGCCACGACCGTGCAGCCGCAGAGCCCCGGGCTCGCCGACCGGCTCTGGTACGGGACCGGCAGCACGAGGTCCGCGGTCTGGGCGGCCGAGAACGGCTTCCACCTGCTCACCTCGAGCGTGACCCGGAGCGAGGTCGGCGCGGACTTCGCCACGAACCAGCGCGCCCAGGTCGAGGCCTACCTCGACGCGCACCCGGACCCCGCTGCGGCGCGGGTGTCGCAGGGCCTCGTCGTCATCCCGACCGACTCGGCAACGTCGGAGCAGGTCGCGCGCTACCGGGCCTACGCCGAGGCCAGGGCCGGCCGGGTCGGGGTGCCGCAGGGGCCCGGGAAGCTGCTGTTCGCCGCCGACCTCGTCGGGAGCTCGGCCGAGATCGCCGACCGACTCCGCGCGGACGCCGGGTACCAGGTGGCGACGGAGGTGGCCTTCGCGCTGCCGTTCTCGTTCGCGCCCGACGACTACGCCCAGATCATCGAGGACATGGCCGCGCGGCTGGGTCCCGAGCTCGGCTGGACGCCGGCCGCCGGCGACCGCTGA
- a CDS encoding ABC transporter permease: MSRPRGRHRAVDGRPAATERGRRAPGHAPGRGEHRATVGVAALSAGLGAVVVTGAEAAHRIVELGARTGSSATVAAILPVVAWVFIGIALYVSSVVASNTCATVIAGRTRALGLQRVLGATGQHLRWQVTRTGAACGLVGAALGTVVGTAAADAGLAVAAVSGTLPPLGVVAPPSLVPIGLLVAGITTVAFRIGSRAVLTISPLRALEAEVEAPAGATRSVGRTVTAGSLVLLGTVGLGGAVVLGATTVDSLLLAVACGAVSFTGVVVAAPVLLPAVLRLAAAAASRSVVPAMAARNALRAPRRTARATVGLLIAVTLMATFSVGFSTYAVMLQGQAADDPEYYRGIQEQFDQLAVMFTGLVGAAGVIAAAGVVVVTALTIAQRGRELGLLRVVGATRQQVRALVLAETTITVAVAVVLGGLLGTAYGWAGAYTLLGATKGAELIAPVVPAWLVVVVVVGAAGTGLAAALGPAARAVRAAPVTALRYE; this comes from the coding sequence GTGTCTCGCCCGCGCGGCCGCCACCGAGCGGTAGACGGTCGACCTGCGGCGACGGAGCGGGGCCGCCGTGCACCCGGACACGCACCCGGGCGCGGGGAGCACCGGGCGACCGTCGGCGTCGCGGCCCTCTCCGCCGGTCTCGGCGCCGTCGTCGTCACCGGCGCCGAGGCCGCTCACCGCATCGTCGAGCTCGGCGCGCGCACGGGGTCGAGCGCCACGGTGGCCGCGATCCTGCCCGTCGTGGCGTGGGTGTTCATCGGCATCGCGCTCTACGTCAGCTCGGTCGTCGCGTCGAACACGTGCGCGACGGTCATCGCCGGCCGCACGCGCGCACTCGGGCTGCAGCGCGTCCTCGGCGCCACCGGGCAGCACCTCCGCTGGCAGGTCACCCGGACCGGAGCAGCCTGCGGTCTCGTCGGCGCCGCCCTCGGCACGGTCGTCGGGACCGCGGCCGCCGACGCCGGGCTGGCGGTCGCCGCGGTCTCCGGCACGCTCCCGCCGCTCGGGGTCGTGGCCCCGCCCTCGCTCGTCCCGATCGGACTCCTGGTCGCGGGCATCACGACGGTCGCGTTCCGCATCGGCTCCCGCGCCGTGCTCACGATCTCCCCGCTCCGTGCGCTCGAGGCCGAGGTCGAGGCCCCCGCCGGCGCCACCCGCTCGGTCGGGCGCACGGTGACCGCGGGCTCGCTCGTCCTGCTCGGCACGGTCGGGCTCGGCGGCGCGGTGGTCCTCGGCGCGACGACCGTCGACTCCCTGCTCCTCGCGGTGGCGTGCGGGGCGGTGTCGTTCACGGGCGTCGTCGTCGCGGCGCCGGTGCTGCTGCCCGCCGTGCTGCGTCTCGCGGCGGCTGCCGCGAGCCGGTCGGTCGTGCCGGCGATGGCCGCGAGGAACGCGCTCCGGGCACCCCGACGAACCGCCCGGGCGACGGTCGGACTGCTCATCGCGGTGACGCTCATGGCGACGTTCTCCGTCGGGTTCTCGACCTACGCGGTGATGCTCCAGGGGCAGGCCGCGGACGACCCCGAGTACTACCGCGGCATCCAGGAGCAGTTCGACCAGCTCGCGGTCATGTTCACCGGCCTCGTCGGTGCCGCCGGGGTCATCGCCGCTGCCGGGGTCGTCGTCGTCACGGCCCTGACGATCGCGCAGCGCGGGCGCGAGCTCGGACTGCTGCGGGTCGTCGGTGCGACGAGGCAGCAGGTCCGTGCACTCGTCCTCGCGGAGACCACGATCACCGTCGCGGTCGCGGTCGTGCTCGGCGGGCTGCTCGGCACCGCGTACGGCTGGGCCGGCGCGTACACGCTGCTCGGCGCGACGAAGGGCGCGGAGCTCATCGCCCCGGTCGTGCCGGCCTGGCTCGTGGTCGTCGTCGTGGTGGGCGCCGCCGGCACCGGGCTCGCCGCGGCACTCGGGCCGGCGGCACGCGCCGTCCGCGCAGCCCCGGTCACCGCGCTCCGCTACGAGTGA
- a CDS encoding PLDc N-terminal domain-containing protein: MFENFAGAHLLLIALLLALDVLALVQVWRDRRRSDAVKIVWTLVIVLVPVVGVLGWAVNWLLGKAADGLQRANR; the protein is encoded by the coding sequence GTGTTCGAGAACTTCGCAGGTGCCCACCTGCTGCTGATCGCGCTGCTGCTGGCCCTCGACGTGCTGGCGCTGGTGCAGGTCTGGCGCGACCGACGCCGGAGCGACGCGGTGAAGATCGTCTGGACGCTCGTCATCGTCCTCGTGCCGGTCGTCGGCGTGCTCGGATGGGCGGTGAACTGGCTGCTCGGGAAGGCCGCGGACGGTCTGCAGCGCGCGAACCGCTGA